Within Gammaproteobacteria bacterium, the genomic segment ACGAATTTCCCCTTGTTATGGCTGGTGGTTAGCGAATATTAGGTATAATTTCCGTGAAATAGTAGCCCCAACCCCATAGAAAATCTAGCAGAATCTGAAACGGCTGTCTTCCCTTTCGGAACTCTCGACTCACGGTGCTGTCATCCGCCAACTGGGATGGCGGCTTCTGGCTCATAGATGAACCGCATGAAACGATCCACACGAATTATTCTCTGGCTGTTCGGCATCTTCGCCGGCATGGGCGTCATCGGCGCTGCGGGACTGCTCGCAGCCTACATTATTCTGGCGCCCGGACTCCCTTCCGTGCAGGCGTTGAAGGATGTCCAGTTGCAGGTGCCGTTACGAATTTATACCGCGGACGGCAAGCTCATGGCGGAGTACGGGGAAAAGCGCCGTAGCCCGCTTCCCCTGGACAAGATTCCGCCGCGTCTGCAGCATGCCTTTATCGCCGCGGAGGACGCCCGCTTTTACGTGCATTCCGGGGTGGATTTCCAGGGCATGGCGCGCGCCGTCATTCATCTGGTGCTGACCGGCACCAAATCCCAGGGGGCCAGCACCATCACCATGCAGGTGGCCCGCAACTTCTTCCTCAGCAGTCGCAAGACCTATACGCGCAAGATGCGTGAGGTATTCCTGGCCTGGAAGATCGAAAAGGAGCTCACCAAGGGGCAGATCCTCGAGCTTTATCTGAACAAGATCTACCTGGGCAATCGTGCCTATGGCGTGGGTGCGGCCGCCCACGTGTATTACGGCGTGAATGTCCAGGACCTGAATTTGGCCCAGATGGCCATGATCGCCGGCCTTCCCAAGGCCCCTTCACGCTACAACCCGGTTATCAACCCGGAACGGGCCAAGGAACGCCGCAATTACGTGCTGGGCCGGATGCTCGCCCTGGGCTATATCACCCAGCCCCAGTATGACCAGGCGGTAGCGGCGGCGGTCACGGCTCAGCTGCACGATCCCATCGTCGAGGCGCCGGCGCCGTATGTCGGCGAGATGGTGCGGGCCGACATGGTGCAGCGATATGGCGACCGGGCCTATACGGACGGCTTCAAGGTCTACACCACGCTCAAGTCCGATCTGCAGGCCGATGCGGTCAAGGCATTGCGCGATGACCTCATGGATTACGACATGCGGCACGGCTATCGGGGACCTATCGAGCATATCGACCTCGGTGACCCGGTGGACCAGGTTCGGCTGGACGAGCTGCTGCGCAAGTACTCCGTAGTGGGTGGCCTGATGGCGGGGGTGGTTACCAAGGTGGATGCCGATCATGCCGAGGTCTATCTGGGTGAAAACCGGACCGTTACGCTGACCATGGACGGGGTGGCGTGGGCGCGCCCCTACATCGACGTGAACCATCAGGGTCCCGAGCCCAAGAAGGTCACCGACGTGCTCAAGGCGGGGGACGTGATCAGGGTCATGCGCATCAAGCGCGATCCAGCGCAACAGAAAAACACGGATCAGCAGGACAAATCCGCCGACGGTAAGGAAGCGGATGCGTACGAATGGGTGCTGCGCGAGGTCCCCGATGTGTCCGGCGCCCTGGTCTCCCTGCGCCCGGTGGATGGCGCCGTGCAGGCCTTGGTCGGCGGCTTCGATTTCTATCACAGCAAGTTCAACCGGGCCCTGCAGGCCGAGCGCCAGCCGGGTTCGAATTTCAAGCCATTTATATATTCGGCAGCTCTGGCCAAGGGATATACCCCCGCGAGCATCATCAATGATGCGCCGGTGGTGTTCCAGGACAAGAGCCTGGAGGAGACCTGGCGCCCGGAAAACTACAGCGGCCACTTCTTCGGCCCGACCCGTCTGCGTGTCGGGCTGGTCCATTCGCGCAATCTGGTCTCGATCCGACTGTTGCGTGCCATTGGCGTGGATTACGCACATGACTATGTGAGCCGCTTCGGGTTCGACATGTCCCACCTTCCCAAGGACCTTTCCCTGGCCCTGGGCAGCGGGACGGTTACGCCCTACCGTCTGGCCAGTGCATACGCGATATTTGCCAATGGCGGCTATCGGGTGATGCCCTATTACATCGACAAGATCATGAACGGCGACGGCGACGTCGTATTCCAGGCGAATCCCCCGGAAGCCTGCGACCCGCCCTGTGCCGCGCAAAACGCCGCGCGTCAGGCCGACTGGGAGAAGACGCATGCCGGTGCGGCGCAGACCGCCGATCAGGGCGGTGATGCGCCGTCCGGTCAGGCGAAACCGGTTGCCGAGGGCCAGGGGCAGAACCCGCTGCCTCAGACCGAGATTTCCAACAGTGGCATGGTCGAACGTGCCGTGGGTCCTCAACCGGTCAAACCGGCTGCGCGTGTCTTACAGGCC encodes:
- a CDS encoding penicillin-binding protein 1A, producing the protein MKRSTRIILWLFGIFAGMGVIGAAGLLAAYIILAPGLPSVQALKDVQLQVPLRIYTADGKLMAEYGEKRRSPLPLDKIPPRLQHAFIAAEDARFYVHSGVDFQGMARAVIHLVLTGTKSQGASTITMQVARNFFLSSRKTYTRKMREVFLAWKIEKELTKGQILELYLNKIYLGNRAYGVGAAAHVYYGVNVQDLNLAQMAMIAGLPKAPSRYNPVINPERAKERRNYVLGRMLALGYITQPQYDQAVAAAVTAQLHDPIVEAPAPYVGEMVRADMVQRYGDRAYTDGFKVYTTLKSDLQADAVKALRDDLMDYDMRHGYRGPIEHIDLGDPVDQVRLDELLRKYSVVGGLMAGVVTKVDADHAEVYLGENRTVTLTMDGVAWARPYIDVNHQGPEPKKVTDVLKAGDVIRVMRIKRDPAQQKNTDQQDKSADGKEADAYEWVLREVPDVSGALVSLRPVDGAVQALVGGFDFYHSKFNRALQAERQPGSNFKPFIYSAALAKGYTPASIINDAPVVFQDKSLEETWRPENYSGHFFGPTRLRVGLVHSRNLVSIRLLRAIGVDYAHDYVSRFGFDMSHLPKDLSLALGSGTVTPYRLASAYAIFANGGYRVMPYYIDKIMNGDGDVVFQANPPEACDPPCAAQNAARQADWEKTHAGAAQTADQGGDAPSGQAKPVAEGQGQNPLPQTEISNSGMVERAVGPQPVKPAARVLQATVCYQIVSMMQDVIKQGTGRRALVLHRTDLSGKTGTTNDQKDAWFSGYNKDLVTTVWVGFDKLAPLGNRETGAHAALPMWIEYMGAALKGKPENAMKQPDGMVTVKIDPETGLLANSDDKHAIFETFRANLAPTKYAYRGAEKGEEGQTDQVKRSDIPEQLF